A stretch of Salvelinus alpinus chromosome 4, SLU_Salpinus.1, whole genome shotgun sequence DNA encodes these proteins:
- the LOC139574215 gene encoding mitochondrial nicotinamide adenine dinucleotide transporter SLC25A51-like yields MDVTTMDPESACTSQPQGSLGKGGGSLLSGRGLGAALGPRGKHYVCGSIAAFTNIVVTFPIQKVLFRQQLHGVRAREAVRQLQRDGMRKLYRGLLPPLLQKTTTVAIMFGLYEDFSRVLLDQVPTGSGIPELVTRSFAAALAGTAEAVLTPFERVQTLLQDHRHHGRFQNTPHTFRTLLSEYGVKECYRGLVPILIRNGPSNVLFFGLRGPIKEQLPEASSRAGHLVNDFVCGGMLGAALGIMFYPLNVVKSRAQSQVGGAFRPCGEVLMTVWRERGGSVAMLFRGAHLNYHRSLLSWGIINATYELLLSVLILEGS; encoded by the coding sequence ATGGATGTTACCACCATGGACCCAGAGTCAGCCTGCACGTCACAGCCCCAGGGGTCCCTGGGTAAAGGAGGGGGCTCCCTGCTATCTGGCAGGGGTTTGGGCGCTGCGCTCGGCCCTCGGGGGAAGCACTACGTGTGTGGCTCCATAGCGGCCTTCACCAACATCGTGGTGACCTTCCCCATCCAGAAGGTTCTGTTCAGACAGCAGCTTCACGGTGTGCGGGCCAGAGAGGCCGTCAGACAACTCCAACGGGACGGGATGAGGAAACTCTACAGGGGGCTGCTCCCTCCTCTGCTCCAGAagaccaccactgtagccatcaTGTTCGGCTTGTACGAGGACTTCTCCCGGGTCTTATTGGACCAGGTGCCCACCGGCAGCGGCATTCCCGAGCTGGTGACGCGGAGCTTTGCGGCGGCGCTGGCGGGCACGGCAGAGGCTGTGCTGACGCCGTTTGAGCGTGTGCAGACTCTCCTCCAGGACCACCGGCACCACGGCCGCTTCCAAAACACGCCCCACACCTTCCGGACGCTCCTGAGCGAGTACGGTGTGAAGGAGTGCTACCGCGGCCTGGTGCCGATCTTAATAAGGAATGGGCCCAGTAATGTGCTGTTCTTCGGGCTCCGTGGGCCCATCAAGGAGCAGCTCCCTGAGGCCTCCAGCCGGGCTGGCCACCTGGTCAATGACTTTGTGTGTGGAGGGATGCTGGGGGCGGCGCTGGGGATCATGTTCTACCCGCTGAATGTGGTGAAGTCGCGGGCCCAGTCCCAGGTGGGGGGTGCTTTCCGCCCCTGTGGGGAGGTGTTGATGAcggtgtggagggagaggggcgGCAGCGTGGCCATGCTGTTCCGAGGGGCGCACCTCAACTACCACCGCTCCCTTCTCTCCTGGGGCATCATCAACGCCACATACGAGCTTCTGCTCAGTGTTCTGATACTGGAAGGGTCATAG